A single window of Paracoccus albus DNA harbors:
- the cobS gene encoding cobaltochelatase subunit CobS has translation MADLDANAKPTEEIDLREVFGLDSDMKVKGFAERSDRVPDVDSTYKFDPDTTLAILAGFAYNRRVMIQGYHGTGKSTHIEQIAARLNWPCVRVNLDSHVSRIDLIGKDAIKLVDGKQVTVFHEGILPWALRNPTAIVFDEYDAGRADVMFVIQRVLEADGKLTLLDQNEVITPNPYFRLFATANTVGLGDTTGLYHGTQQINQGQMDRWSLVSTLNYLSHDAEAAIVLAKNPNYNNEKGRDVISRMVTLADLTRTAFMQGDLSTVMSPRTVISWAQNARIFDNVGYAFRLTFLNKCDELERQTVAEFYQRLFDEELPESAAAKAG, from the coding sequence ATGGCCGATCTGGACGCCAACGCAAAACCGACCGAGGAAATCGACCTGCGCGAGGTGTTCGGGCTGGACAGCGACATGAAGGTCAAGGGCTTCGCAGAGCGGAGCGACCGCGTGCCCGATGTGGACAGCACCTATAAATTCGATCCCGACACCACGCTCGCCATTCTTGCGGGCTTTGCCTATAACCGTCGCGTGATGATCCAAGGCTATCACGGCACCGGCAAATCCACCCATATCGAACAGATCGCCGCGCGGCTGAACTGGCCATGCGTCCGCGTTAACCTCGACAGCCATGTCAGCCGGATCGACCTGATCGGCAAGGATGCGATCAAGCTGGTGGACGGCAAGCAGGTCACCGTGTTCCACGAAGGTATCCTGCCCTGGGCGCTGCGCAACCCGACCGCGATTGTCTTTGATGAATACGATGCGGGCCGCGCAGATGTGATGTTCGTCATCCAGCGTGTGCTGGAAGCCGACGGCAAGCTGACCCTTCTGGACCAGAACGAGGTCATCACGCCGAACCCGTATTTCCGTCTGTTCGCCACTGCGAACACGGTCGGCCTGGGCGACACGACCGGGCTCTATCACGGCACGCAGCAGATCAACCAGGGCCAGATGGACCGCTGGTCGCTGGTCAGCACCCTCAACTATCTGTCCCACGACGCCGAGGCTGCGATCGTTCTGGCCAAGAACCCGAACTATAACAATGAAAAGGGCCGCGACGTTATCTCTCGCATGGTGACGCTGGCCGACCTGACGCGGACGGCCTTCATGCAGGGCGATCTGTCAACCGTCATGTCACCGCGCACCGTAATTTCATGGGCCCAGAACGCACGCATCTTCGACAATGTGGGCTATGCCTTCCGCCTGACCTTCCTGAACAAATGCGATGAGCTGGAACGCCAGACAGTGGCGGAGTTCTATCAGCGGCTCTTCGACGAAGAACTGCCGGAGAGTGCGGCGGCGAAGGCGGGTTGA
- a CDS encoding DUF808 domain-containing protein: protein MAGLIALLDDVAGIAKVAAASIDDVTGMAAKAGAKAAGAVIDDAAVTPKYVHGFDANRELPIIWKIAKGSIFNKVVILLPIALLLSAFAPWLISPLLMLGGSYLCFEGAEKVYHAISPHDDPHDHYEGGKGDPSKLEETKVAGAIKTDFILSAEIMTIALNEVTALMAGGALVGAAKYGTEAGVLFVVALAITVIVYGSVALIVKADDVGVAMAKRQTGFVAALGRGIVRFMPGFMKALTIIGTAAMIWVGGNIIVHGLHEMGWHAPYEWIHHQAEAAAQLVPQFAGIASWATTAFFDGILGLIWGLILIPLSEYIIVPLANVTIVPLFAAVKSIFKRSEA from the coding sequence ATGGCCGGTTTGATAGCACTTCTTGATGACGTCGCGGGTATCGCAAAGGTCGCTGCGGCCTCAATCGACGATGTCACCGGCATGGCAGCAAAAGCCGGGGCAAAGGCCGCCGGGGCGGTTATTGACGATGCCGCGGTGACGCCGAAATACGTTCACGGCTTCGACGCCAACCGAGAGCTGCCTATCATCTGGAAGATCGCCAAAGGGTCCATCTTCAACAAGGTCGTGATCCTGCTGCCGATTGCACTGCTGCTGTCAGCCTTTGCGCCCTGGCTGATTTCCCCGCTGCTGATGCTGGGCGGGTCATATCTGTGCTTCGAAGGCGCCGAAAAGGTCTATCATGCGATTTCGCCGCATGACGATCCGCATGACCATTACGAAGGCGGCAAGGGCGACCCTTCCAAGCTGGAAGAAACGAAGGTCGCGGGCGCCATCAAGACCGATTTTATCCTGTCCGCCGAAATCATGACAATCGCACTGAACGAGGTGACGGCGCTGATGGCTGGCGGCGCCTTGGTGGGTGCGGCGAAATACGGCACGGAAGCTGGTGTGCTGTTCGTTGTTGCACTGGCGATCACGGTTATTGTTTACGGCTCTGTCGCGCTGATCGTGAAAGCGGACGATGTCGGCGTCGCCATGGCCAAACGTCAAACCGGGTTCGTCGCTGCACTTGGACGCGGAATCGTTCGGTTCATGCCGGGCTTTATGAAGGCCCTGACAATCATTGGCACCGCCGCAATGATCTGGGTCGGCGGCAATATCATCGTTCACGGCCTGCATGAAATGGGCTGGCACGCGCCATACGAATGGATCCATCATCAGGCCGAAGCCGCAGCGCAGCTGGTGCCGCAATTCGCCGGTATCGCCTCTTGGGCCACGACGGCGTTCTTCGATGGTATCCTTGGCCTGATCTGGGGGCTGATCCTGATCCCGCTGTCGGAATATATTATCGTCCCGCTGGCCAACGTGACGATTGTGCCGCTGTTCGCTGCAGTGAAGTCGATTTTCAAGCGAAGCGAGGCCTGA
- a CDS encoding YbjN domain-containing protein has protein sequence MAQADSFIHSSEIHPIDIVETIATHHEWDFDRLADDQIAMAVEGQWRSYSITLAWSGAEDMLRLICTFDMDPPSNRMADFYEALNIANDQVWDGAFTFWPSQRMMVWRYGLCLAGESIANPEQIDHMIRNAVEQAERLYPAFQLVAWGDSTAEAAMDIAMGAAYGRA, from the coding sequence ATGGCGCAGGCGGACAGCTTCATCCACAGCAGCGAAATCCACCCGATCGATATCGTTGAAACGATAGCGACCCACCATGAATGGGATTTCGACCGGCTCGCAGACGATCAGATCGCCATGGCGGTCGAGGGTCAGTGGCGCAGCTACTCCATCACCCTCGCCTGGTCGGGGGCCGAAGATATGCTGCGGCTGATATGTACGTTCGACATGGACCCGCCTTCCAACCGAATGGCCGATTTCTATGAAGCGCTGAACATTGCCAACGATCAGGTCTGGGACGGGGCCTTCACCTTCTGGCCGTCGCAGCGGATGATGGTCTGGCGCTACGGCCTTTGTCTGGCCGGGGAGTCCATCGCCAACCCCGAACAGATCGATCACATGATCCGCAATGCAGTCGAGCAGGCAGAGCGCCTTTATCCTGCATTCCAGCTTGTCGCATGGGGTGACAGCACTGCCGAGGCTGCCATGGACATCGCAATGGGCGCTGCCTACGGGCGCGCCTGA
- the proC gene encoding pyrroline-5-carboxylate reductase, with amino-acid sequence MDFSEINTRGIVLVGCGRMGGAMLKGWLKNGIAPEAVTVIDPHAAAEWANKGIRLNEEAPENPAVLVLAVKPQMMAQVLNDLSATDGTLILSVAAGVTLSTYERAFGGAAIVRAMPNTPAAIGQGITAIVGNEEAGKGSLDVAERLLSVVGQVVRLEDETQMDAVTAVSGSGPAYVFHLIECLTRAGEEQGLSSDLSLQLAKATVAGAGALAIVEDVPPAALREAVTSPNGTTAAGLAQLMDSETGLAPLIGRTVAAAADRSRELGQ; translated from the coding sequence ATGGATTTTTCTGAAATCAACACACGCGGCATCGTGCTTGTCGGCTGCGGTCGTATGGGCGGGGCCATGCTGAAAGGCTGGCTTAAAAACGGCATCGCCCCAGAGGCCGTGACCGTCATTGACCCGCACGCTGCGGCCGAATGGGCCAATAAGGGAATACGCCTGAACGAAGAGGCGCCGGAAAATCCGGCCGTTCTGGTGCTGGCGGTCAAGCCGCAAATGATGGCCCAGGTGCTGAACGATCTTTCGGCGACAGATGGCACACTGATCTTGTCGGTCGCGGCGGGCGTCACGCTTTCGACCTATGAGCGCGCCTTCGGTGGCGCTGCGATTGTTCGTGCCATGCCGAACACACCCGCCGCGATTGGTCAGGGCATAACCGCCATCGTCGGTAATGAAGAGGCCGGAAAAGGATCGCTGGATGTTGCCGAGCGACTGCTCTCGGTGGTCGGACAGGTCGTCAGGCTGGAGGACGAAACCCAGATGGACGCGGTAACGGCGGTTTCCGGTTCCGGGCCTGCATATGTGTTTCACCTGATCGAATGCCTGACCCGTGCCGGCGAAGAACAGGGGCTTTCCTCTGATCTGTCGTTGCAACTTGCAAAGGCGACCGTCGCAGGTGCCGGCGCTTTGGCCATTGTTGAGGACGTACCGCCCGCCGCCTTGAGAGAGGCGGTTACCTCGCCCAATGGAACGACGGCTGCAGGGCTTGCGCAGTTGATGGACAGCGAGACCGGACTTGCGCCATTGATCGGGCGGACAGTCGCGGCAGCGGCTGACCGCTCTCGCGAGCTGGGGCAATAG